One stretch of Arachis hypogaea cultivar Tifrunner chromosome 20, arahy.Tifrunner.gnm2.J5K5, whole genome shotgun sequence DNA includes these proteins:
- the LOC112784343 gene encoding transcription initiation factor TFIID subunit 4b isoform X1: MLTASACSSCFFYCLFRNQTLFMPVLRWEQLKVRSGVACSIENHQHNELVIEAVIIITDWDFFFYLRVGIGIAIAMDPSIMKLLEDDEDETMHSGVDVEAFQAALNRDIGGSASTSGSDPVLSQGSNNTLTQSMPHWPTPSHENQTQVQNQEPETAQQREQPSSEVEQKQHGSLAEQVQHVASQDVNNPPLPQHVASLDVNNPPLPQHVGSQSVNNPPLPQHVGSQNVNNPPLPQHVASQNVSNPALSQKQTQDEGHQPQPVQASLQNSQTVGIQNLGKDPAPNNEVAKTLNPSSESQQYAKLQQISNQQATVNEQPGGQINRQKQVPFGMLLPILIPQLPKDRAMQLQTLFSKLKKDEIAKDSFVRLMKGIVGDQMLKLAWSKVQAQLQAQTRPNQGPVGQQQPVRMPTVGLGARQLNDPHALAQLHQRSMNAAADQSRMTSSAVQTMENNARKSQELDARMETQDLQPSQLSSSNSITVSQEAERLSVHVHGLNKQPQPQHLHFPSAYGSSGGNYRPFSGPASSSASSIRPPPHVSHMSQIPHQSTGPNHLGGATHGFIGMPKLEQQNSLNDPKSLPGGSVALLNNSASQQTPNAWQPPSNKDQNSGFLSSGSYVKKEPSDMPTEQQHRQNISKIHGLPSANFAQIEQASANQGTMKDEFSRGLPVSTSMAPTSTGLTSLNSASPSGMAQLDPSVSVPSNTSGITVRAPVKKPSVGQKKPLEALGSSPPPPPSKKQKGSGGSVEQSIDQLNDVTAVSGVDLREEEEQLFSGPKEDSRVLEATRRAVQEEEERLILQKIPLQKKMFEIMFKYGLKGVSNDVERCLSLCVEERMRGLISNLIRMSKQRVDFEKTRHWTVVTSDVQQQIMTINRKVREEWEKRQAEAEKLRKQNDVDGNAGADGDKDKDEGRNKSSKVNKEEDDKMRTNAANVAARAAVGGDDMLSKWQLMAEQARQKREGMRDTSSGSQPAKDVSCKSSASGKSTKDNHEGDKKGSTNFVTSGAIRKHGRNNSLVTQTKIARSISVKDVIAVLEIEPQMSKSSLIHCLYEKIHSDAQPE; the protein is encoded by the exons ATGCTCACTGCTAGTGCTTGTTCTTCGTGTTTTTTTTATTGTCTGTTCAGAAACCAAACCCTCTTCATGCCTGTTCTTCGATG GGAGCAGCTCAAAGTTAGGAGTGGAGTAGCTTGCAGCATTGAAAACCATCAGCACAATGAACTGGTGATAGAGGCAGTCATAATAATAA CTGATTGGGACTTTTTCTTCTACTTAAG AGTTGGGATTGGAATTGCCATTGCCATGGATCCTTCTATTATGAAGCTCCTCGAAGATGACGAG GATGAAACAATGCATTCAGGGGTGGATGTTGAAGCCTTCCAAGCTGCACTAAACAGAGACATAGGAGGATCTGCTTCCACTTCTGGTTCAGACCCAG TTTTGTCTCAAGGAAGCAACAATACATTGACTCAGTCAATGCCACATTGGCCAACTCCTAGCCATGAAAACCAAACCCAAGTTCAAAATCAAGAGCCTGAAACTGCACAGCAACGAGAGCAGCCTTCATCTGAGGTGGAGCAAAAGCAACATGGATCTCTTGCTGAACAAGTACAGCATGTTGCTTCCCAGGACGTAAATAATCCTCCTTTACCACAGCATGTTGCTTCCTTGGACGTAAATAATCCTCCTCTACCACAGCATGTTGGTTCTCAGAGTGTAAATAATCCTCCTTTGCCACAGCATGTTGGTTCCCAGAATGTAAATAATCCTCCTTTGCCACAGCATGTTGCTTCTCAGAATGTAAGTAATCCTGCTTTATCACAAAAGCAGACTCAAGATGAAGGTCATCAACCACAGCCTGTACAAGCTTCTCTTCAAAATTCTCAGACAGTTGGAATTCAAAATTTGGGAAAAGATCCTGCTCCTAATAATGAGGTAGCCAAAACACTTAATCCCAGCAGCGAATCTCAGCAGTATGCAAAGTTGCAGCAAATAAGTAATCAACAGGCTACAGTCAATGAGCAGCCAGGAGGCCAAATTAATCGTCAAAAACAGGTACCATTTGGCATGTTGCTACCTATCTTGATACCTCAACTTCCCAAAGACCGAGCCATGCAACTTCAAACTCTATTTAGTAAATTGAAG AAAGACGAAATAGCAAAAGACAGTTTTGTACGGCTTATGAAAGGTATTGTAGGGGACCAGATGCTTAAATTAGCATGGTCAAAAGTACAAGCTCAGCTACAAGCACAG ACGAGACCCAACCAAGGACCTGTGGGGCAGCAGCAACCTGTTCGGATGCCCACTGTTGGCTTAGGTGCAAGACAATTAAATGATCCCCATGCTTTAGCTCAGCTTCATCAGAGAAGTATGAATGCAGCTGCAGACCAATCTCGTATGACTTCTTCAGCTGTCCAAACTATGGAGAACAATGCTAGAAAATCTCAGGAATTGGATGCTAGAATGGAAACTCAGGATTTGCAACCGAGCCAATTGTCATCTTCCAATTCCATCACTGTTAGTCAGGAAGCAGAAAGATTATCTGTTCACGTACACGGGCTTAATAAGCAGCCGCAGCCTCAGCATCTACATTTCCCATCAGCATATGGCAGTAGTGGTGGTAATTATAGGCCTTTTTCAGGGCCAGCTAGTAGTTCTGCTTCATCTATCAGACCACCACCACATGTGTCACATATGAGTCAAATTCCACATCAAAGCACTGGTCCCAATCACTTAGGTGGGGCAACACACGGCTTCATTGGTATGCCAAAACTTGAACAGCAGAACTCTTTGAATGATCCCAAGAGTCTGCCGGGTGGCTCTGTTGCTCTATTAAACAATTCGGCATCCCAGCAAACTCCAAATGCATGGCAACCACCATCAAACAAAGATCAAAATTCAGGCTTCTTGTCATCTGGTTCTTATGTCAAAAAGGAACCTAGCGACATGCCTACTGAGCAGCAACATAGGCAGAATATTTCTAAAATCCATGGACTGCCATCGGCTAATTTTGCACAAATCGAACAGGCAAGTGCCAATCAAGGAACTATGAAGGATGAGTTCTCAAGGGGCCTTCCAGTATCCACAAGTATGGCACCTACATCTACTGGCTTGACATCACTCAATTCTGCTTCTCCTTCTGGAATGGCCCAACTAGATCCTAGTGTCTCA GTGCCATCAAACACTTCTGGAATTACCGTGAGGGCACCTGTGAAAAAGCCTTCTGTTGGCCAGAAGAAACCACTTGAAGCACTTGGTTcctcacctcctcctcctccaag TAAGAAGCAAAAGGGATCTGGGGGATCCGTTGAACAAAGCATTGACCAGCTTAATGATGTCACTGCTGTTAGTGGAGTCGATTTGAGG GAAGAGGAAGAGCAGTTATTTTCAGGCCCCAAGGAGGACAGTCGGGTTTTAGAAGCAACTCGAAGAGCTGTGCAAGAAGAGGAGGAAAGGCTGATTTTGCAGAAAATTCCACTCCAGAAAAAAATGTTTGAGATTA TGTTTAAGTATGGCTTGAAGGGTGTGAGCAATGATGTGGAGAGATGCTTGTCACTG TGTGTGGAGGAAAGAATGCGTGGACTGATAAGTAACCTGATTAGAATGTCAAAACAG CGGGTTGATTTTGAGAAGACAAGACATTGGACTGTTGTCACCTCAGATGTTCAGCAGCAAATCATGACAATAAATAGGAAAGTAAGAGAGGAGTGGGAGAAAAGACAGGCAGAAGCAGAGAAGCTTCGGAAACAAAATGAC GTTGATGGTAATGCTGGAGCTGATGGTGACAAGGACAAGGACGAGGGTCGTAATAAATCAtcaaag GTGAACAAGGAAGAGGATGACAAGATGAGGACAAATGCAGCAAATGTTGCTGCCCGTGCTGCTGTTGGGGGAGACGACATGCTCTCAAAATGGCAACTTATGGCCGAGCAAGCCAGGCAGAAACGTGAAGGCATGAGGGACACATCATCTGGTTCTCAACCAGCTAAAGATGTAAGTTGCAAATCTTCAGCATCTGGAAAAAGTACCAAGGATAATCACGAAGGGGATAAAAAAGGTTCTACTAATTTTGTAACTTCAG GGGCTATCAGAAAACATGGGAGAAATAATTCCCTTGTGACTCAAACTAAGATTGCCCGAAGCATCTCTGTCAAGGATGTAATTGCTGTGCTCGAAATAGAGCCACAGATGTCGAAATCGTCGCTCATTCATTGCTTGTACGAGAAGATTCATTCTGATGCTCAACCTGAGTGA
- the LOC112784343 gene encoding transcription initiation factor TFIID subunit 4b isoform X2, which yields MDPSIMKLLEDDEDETMHSGVDVEAFQAALNRDIGGSASTSGSDPVLSQGSNNTLTQSMPHWPTPSHENQTQVQNQEPETAQQREQPSSEVEQKQHGSLAEQVQHVASQDVNNPPLPQHVASLDVNNPPLPQHVGSQSVNNPPLPQHVGSQNVNNPPLPQHVASQNVSNPALSQKQTQDEGHQPQPVQASLQNSQTVGIQNLGKDPAPNNEVAKTLNPSSESQQYAKLQQISNQQATVNEQPGGQINRQKQVPFGMLLPILIPQLPKDRAMQLQTLFSKLKKDEIAKDSFVRLMKGIVGDQMLKLAWSKVQAQLQAQTRPNQGPVGQQQPVRMPTVGLGARQLNDPHALAQLHQRSMNAAADQSRMTSSAVQTMENNARKSQELDARMETQDLQPSQLSSSNSITVSQEAERLSVHVHGLNKQPQPQHLHFPSAYGSSGGNYRPFSGPASSSASSIRPPPHVSHMSQIPHQSTGPNHLGGATHGFIGMPKLEQQNSLNDPKSLPGGSVALLNNSASQQTPNAWQPPSNKDQNSGFLSSGSYVKKEPSDMPTEQQHRQNISKIHGLPSANFAQIEQASANQGTMKDEFSRGLPVSTSMAPTSTGLTSLNSASPSGMAQLDPSVSVPSNTSGITVRAPVKKPSVGQKKPLEALGSSPPPPPSKKQKGSGGSVEQSIDQLNDVTAVSGVDLREEEEQLFSGPKEDSRVLEATRRAVQEEEERLILQKIPLQKKMFEIMFKYGLKGVSNDVERCLSLCVEERMRGLISNLIRMSKQRVDFEKTRHWTVVTSDVQQQIMTINRKVREEWEKRQAEAEKLRKQNDVDGNAGADGDKDKDEGRNKSSKVNKEEDDKMRTNAANVAARAAVGGDDMLSKWQLMAEQARQKREGMRDTSSGSQPAKDVSCKSSASGKSTKDNHEGDKKGSTNFVTSGAIRKHGRNNSLVTQTKIARSISVKDVIAVLEIEPQMSKSSLIHCLYEKIHSDAQPE from the exons ATGGATCCTTCTATTATGAAGCTCCTCGAAGATGACGAG GATGAAACAATGCATTCAGGGGTGGATGTTGAAGCCTTCCAAGCTGCACTAAACAGAGACATAGGAGGATCTGCTTCCACTTCTGGTTCAGACCCAG TTTTGTCTCAAGGAAGCAACAATACATTGACTCAGTCAATGCCACATTGGCCAACTCCTAGCCATGAAAACCAAACCCAAGTTCAAAATCAAGAGCCTGAAACTGCACAGCAACGAGAGCAGCCTTCATCTGAGGTGGAGCAAAAGCAACATGGATCTCTTGCTGAACAAGTACAGCATGTTGCTTCCCAGGACGTAAATAATCCTCCTTTACCACAGCATGTTGCTTCCTTGGACGTAAATAATCCTCCTCTACCACAGCATGTTGGTTCTCAGAGTGTAAATAATCCTCCTTTGCCACAGCATGTTGGTTCCCAGAATGTAAATAATCCTCCTTTGCCACAGCATGTTGCTTCTCAGAATGTAAGTAATCCTGCTTTATCACAAAAGCAGACTCAAGATGAAGGTCATCAACCACAGCCTGTACAAGCTTCTCTTCAAAATTCTCAGACAGTTGGAATTCAAAATTTGGGAAAAGATCCTGCTCCTAATAATGAGGTAGCCAAAACACTTAATCCCAGCAGCGAATCTCAGCAGTATGCAAAGTTGCAGCAAATAAGTAATCAACAGGCTACAGTCAATGAGCAGCCAGGAGGCCAAATTAATCGTCAAAAACAGGTACCATTTGGCATGTTGCTACCTATCTTGATACCTCAACTTCCCAAAGACCGAGCCATGCAACTTCAAACTCTATTTAGTAAATTGAAG AAAGACGAAATAGCAAAAGACAGTTTTGTACGGCTTATGAAAGGTATTGTAGGGGACCAGATGCTTAAATTAGCATGGTCAAAAGTACAAGCTCAGCTACAAGCACAG ACGAGACCCAACCAAGGACCTGTGGGGCAGCAGCAACCTGTTCGGATGCCCACTGTTGGCTTAGGTGCAAGACAATTAAATGATCCCCATGCTTTAGCTCAGCTTCATCAGAGAAGTATGAATGCAGCTGCAGACCAATCTCGTATGACTTCTTCAGCTGTCCAAACTATGGAGAACAATGCTAGAAAATCTCAGGAATTGGATGCTAGAATGGAAACTCAGGATTTGCAACCGAGCCAATTGTCATCTTCCAATTCCATCACTGTTAGTCAGGAAGCAGAAAGATTATCTGTTCACGTACACGGGCTTAATAAGCAGCCGCAGCCTCAGCATCTACATTTCCCATCAGCATATGGCAGTAGTGGTGGTAATTATAGGCCTTTTTCAGGGCCAGCTAGTAGTTCTGCTTCATCTATCAGACCACCACCACATGTGTCACATATGAGTCAAATTCCACATCAAAGCACTGGTCCCAATCACTTAGGTGGGGCAACACACGGCTTCATTGGTATGCCAAAACTTGAACAGCAGAACTCTTTGAATGATCCCAAGAGTCTGCCGGGTGGCTCTGTTGCTCTATTAAACAATTCGGCATCCCAGCAAACTCCAAATGCATGGCAACCACCATCAAACAAAGATCAAAATTCAGGCTTCTTGTCATCTGGTTCTTATGTCAAAAAGGAACCTAGCGACATGCCTACTGAGCAGCAACATAGGCAGAATATTTCTAAAATCCATGGACTGCCATCGGCTAATTTTGCACAAATCGAACAGGCAAGTGCCAATCAAGGAACTATGAAGGATGAGTTCTCAAGGGGCCTTCCAGTATCCACAAGTATGGCACCTACATCTACTGGCTTGACATCACTCAATTCTGCTTCTCCTTCTGGAATGGCCCAACTAGATCCTAGTGTCTCA GTGCCATCAAACACTTCTGGAATTACCGTGAGGGCACCTGTGAAAAAGCCTTCTGTTGGCCAGAAGAAACCACTTGAAGCACTTGGTTcctcacctcctcctcctccaag TAAGAAGCAAAAGGGATCTGGGGGATCCGTTGAACAAAGCATTGACCAGCTTAATGATGTCACTGCTGTTAGTGGAGTCGATTTGAGG GAAGAGGAAGAGCAGTTATTTTCAGGCCCCAAGGAGGACAGTCGGGTTTTAGAAGCAACTCGAAGAGCTGTGCAAGAAGAGGAGGAAAGGCTGATTTTGCAGAAAATTCCACTCCAGAAAAAAATGTTTGAGATTA TGTTTAAGTATGGCTTGAAGGGTGTGAGCAATGATGTGGAGAGATGCTTGTCACTG TGTGTGGAGGAAAGAATGCGTGGACTGATAAGTAACCTGATTAGAATGTCAAAACAG CGGGTTGATTTTGAGAAGACAAGACATTGGACTGTTGTCACCTCAGATGTTCAGCAGCAAATCATGACAATAAATAGGAAAGTAAGAGAGGAGTGGGAGAAAAGACAGGCAGAAGCAGAGAAGCTTCGGAAACAAAATGAC GTTGATGGTAATGCTGGAGCTGATGGTGACAAGGACAAGGACGAGGGTCGTAATAAATCAtcaaag GTGAACAAGGAAGAGGATGACAAGATGAGGACAAATGCAGCAAATGTTGCTGCCCGTGCTGCTGTTGGGGGAGACGACATGCTCTCAAAATGGCAACTTATGGCCGAGCAAGCCAGGCAGAAACGTGAAGGCATGAGGGACACATCATCTGGTTCTCAACCAGCTAAAGATGTAAGTTGCAAATCTTCAGCATCTGGAAAAAGTACCAAGGATAATCACGAAGGGGATAAAAAAGGTTCTACTAATTTTGTAACTTCAG GGGCTATCAGAAAACATGGGAGAAATAATTCCCTTGTGACTCAAACTAAGATTGCCCGAAGCATCTCTGTCAAGGATGTAATTGCTGTGCTCGAAATAGAGCCACAGATGTCGAAATCGTCGCTCATTCATTGCTTGTACGAGAAGATTCATTCTGATGCTCAACCTGAGTGA
- the LOC112786183 gene encoding uncharacterized protein, which yields MELVTASDLFVTDSLALLLSLLVAKLVSMAMASDPNTRNSHHQQQQETLVTLQQERLTVRKPHSERKVEFLSPIQISTNVETARNREEESKIESESRLSEEHVALAEAAEVEEGEVIETNGDSEEFDPREAVEDSMEQRKTEPVEDFEEQKETEPVKDSEEQIETEDCEEQREEECLQRKTEGITVEPFDDDDGWEGIERSELEKEFISASEFVVGGGGNGLGRDVLMELYGLHKVATEGPCHEPQPMPLKLNARAKWYQF from the exons atggAGCTTGTAACTGCAAGCGATCTTTTTGTAACTGATTCCTTAGCGCTGCTTCTCTCTCTTCTTGTTGCCAAGCTTGTTTCCATGGCCATGGCTTCTGATCCTAACACTCGCAATTcacatcatcaacaacaacaagaaacccTTGTGACTCTGCAGCAGGAACGGTTAACGGTTCGCAAGCCTCATAGTGAGAGAAAGGTGGAGTTTCTGAGTCCAATTCAGATTTCGACGAATGTCGAAACAGCTCGGAACAGGGAAGAAGAGTCTAAGATTGAAAGTGAGTCCAGA TTGAGCGAGGAACACGTGGCGTTGGCGGAGGcggcagaagtagaagaaggagAGGTCATTGAGACCAATGGAGACAGTGAAGAATTTGATCCTCGTGAAGCAGTTGAGGATTCTATGGAACAGAGGAAAACAGAACCAGTGGAGGATTTTGAAGAACAGAAAGAAACAGAACCTGTGAAAGATTCTGAAGAGCAAATAGAAACAGAGGATTGTGAGGAGCAgagagaagaagaatgcttgCAA AGGAAAACAGAGGGAATCACGGTCGAACCGttcgatgatgatgatggttgggAAGGGATTGAAAGGAGTGAATTGGAGAAGGAGTTCATATCGGCTTCCGAATTCGTGGTTGGTGGAGGTGGTAATGGTTTAGGAAGGGATGTGCTAATGGAGTTGTATGGTCTTCACAAAGTTGCAACAGAGGGTCCTTGTCATGAACCTCAACCAATGCCTCTCAAGCTCAATGCACGTGCAAAGTGgtatcaattttaa